A segment of the Corallococcus silvisoli genome:
GCCGGCTTCGGGGCCGGACACGCGCCCGGTGGATGCTCGCGCGCTGGCGGAGGTGCTGGCCGCGAAGGACGGGGCGGCGCTGGAGCCCGGGATGGTGCCTCCGCTGCCGGTGCCCTCGCGGGAGAAGGCGCCCCCGTTCGGCAAGTTGCAGGGGCTGCCTCGCGCGCAGGACCTGGTGGCCCGCGCGAAGCTGGTGAACAGCAAGCTGGTGGTGAAGGGCGGCAAGGACGCTCCGGATCAGGTGCTCACCATCGACCCCGGCCTCCAGGCGTCCCTCACGAAGATCATGGAGAACTACCAGGTGCCCTACGGCGCCGCGGTGGTGCTGGAGCCCTCCACGGGCCGCGTCCTCGCGATGGCGGAGCACTCGCAGGCGAAGCCGGAGCTGCGCGGGCTGCCCATTCGCGCGGTGTACCCCGCCGCGAGCATCTTCAAGATCGTCACCGGCAGCGCGCTGCTGGAGGCCGGCGTCTCACCCGACACGGAGGCGTGCTTCCACGGCGGCAAGCGCCGCCTGTCGGAGCGGCAGCTGGAGGACACCGAACGCGACGGCGCCTGCTATTCGCTGGCGATGGCCATGGGCAAGAGCGCCAACGTCATCTTCGCGAAGATGACCAGCAAGCACCTGAGCGCGGAGGCCCTCAAGCGCATGGCCGCGCGCCTGCGCTTCAACCGCGAGATTCCCTTCGCCCAGCCCCTGGACGTGTCGCTCGCGTACATCCCTGAGGACGGCTTCGCGCTGGCCAACACCGGCGCGGGCTTCGGGGACGTGTACCTGTCCCCGCTGCACGGCGCGCTGCTGGCCGCGGTGGCCGCCAACGAGGGCCGCTGGGTGGACCCCGTGCTGGTGGAGCCCGAGCCCTTCATGCCCCTGCCGGAGCCGGAGCCCGTGCTCACGCCCACCACCGCGCACGCGCTCACGAAGATGCTGGAGGAGACCGTCACCCACGGCACCGCGCGCCACATCTTCCGTGAGCGCGGCTTCCAGGTCCCGAACGCCGTGGGCAAGACGGGCACGCTCGCGGACCGCGAGCCCTTCCGGGACTATTCGTGGTTCGTCGGCTTCGCGCCCAAGGACCACCCGCGCGTGGCCGTGGCCGCCCTCATCGTCAACGACCCCAAGTGGCGCATCCGCGGCTCCTACCTGGGCCGCGAGGCCCTGCGGCTGGCCCTGGAGCGCGTCCCCGCGCCCGTCGAGGTGACGGCCCCGGCCGGCGCCGCCGGCAAGCACTGAGCGGCCGCCTGTCTCAGGACAGCGGACGCGGGGTGAGCTTCACCAGCTCCGTGTCCACGAAGCCCTGGAAGAACTTCAGGGCCTCCAGCTCCTGGAGCGGCGACACGTGCACGATGGCCGCCACGTCCCGCCGCCCGTCGATGCGCGACAGCAGGTAGCGCTCCGGGGAGGTCAGGGGCAGCGTCTTCAGGTGCGCGGGCGACACGCGCAGCGCGGGCACCCGCGACGGCTCCATCAACGCCTTGCGCAGCTCCACCAGCAGCCGCGTCTCCGCGTCCCGCAGCAGCTTCGCCGTGTGCTCGGACGGGGAGATTTCATGGGCCCGCCGGGCCAGGGCCTCGCCGTCGCGCAGGTTGCCCGCGTCCAGGAAGAGCCGGGCGGCCTGGAGCACCTCGTCGGAGGAGGACTCGGAGCCGATGACGCCGCCCGAGGGCAGGTCGTCGTCATCGTCCTCCACCACCACGACGGTGGGCGCGCCCGGATCCGGGGCGGGCAGGGGCGCCTCGTCCGACACCTTCAGCGCGTCCTGCCGGTAGAGCGCGTAGAGCCGCTGGTAGAGGAAGAAGTCGGTGGCGTGCAGGGCCAGCGCGATGCCGTCGATGCTCAGGCCGTCTCGCGCGAACTGGACGATGCGCTCGTCCATGCTGCCCGCCTTGCGGTCCGTCAGCTTGCGCTCGTCCACCTCCAGCCGGACGGAGCCGGAGGGGAACACCGCGCGGATGGCCTGCCACGCCGTCTCGCGGAACTCGCCCTCGCGGTGCACGTCCAGCAGGTCCACGCTGACGTCCAGGCCCTCCAGCTCCGGCGCGACGTCCGTGGCGCGGAAGTCGAAGCCGCCTTCCTCCCAGGTGAACGCATCCAGCAGCATCTCCCGGAACTTGTGGGAGAGCGTGGTGCGCACGGTGGCTTCCGACACCGTGCCCGTCATGATCAGGATCTTCCCCAGCAGGATGTGCGTCTCCGCCTGGGTGGCGAACGCGCGCTCCAGCTGGTCCTCCGTCAGGTGCCCCTGGTTGATCAGGAACTGACCGAAGTATTCGCGCGGCTGGTTGGAGCTGGCGGTGATGACGTGGCCGTCGCGCAGCAAGAGCTGCTTGCGCACGTCTCCCCGCTCCACGTTCAGGGTGCCGGTGGCCCGGCGATTCCCGAGGTGGACGACCAGGTCCTTGAGGGGCATCGTCGAAAAATCACCACACACGCCGCGCATCGAGCGCCCATCCTGCAACGCAATGAGAGTCGATATCTACTCGAAACCCCGGTGCTCCCTCTGTGAGAAAGCGCTCATCGTGGTGGAGCAGGTCCAGGCCCGCCTGCCGTTCGAAATCCACGTCACCGACATCCTCCAGAGCCCCGAGCTGTTCGAGACGTGGCGCTACGACATCCCCGTGGTCCTCATCGACGGCGTGCCTGCCTTCAAGCACCGCGTGGACGCCGAAGGGCTGGAGGCGCGTCTCCGTGAGGTGATGAATGGCATACCCATTGCTAAAACCGTGGGCCAGGATGGGTAGCCGAGTGCCCTTTCCTAAGAAATCCGAGGGGATAGGTAGGGCTTGAGAGGGACGGGGCTGTAAATCTGGGCGGTCGGGAGGGGTGGTGGGGCAGAAAATGCTGGAGGGGAGGGGACGGTGGTGGGCGTGAGGCGCAAGCGGGCCGGAAAGTCGGGGCAGCCTCCCACGGTGTTGGTGGTGGAGCCTCGAGCAGAGGATCTGGAGCGCACCCGGGCGTCGTTGGGAGGAGAGGGCTTCCGAGTCGTTCCCCTGACGCGCTTCGACGCGGCGGTGCCCCTCTTCGAGGTGATCCGCCCGGACGCGGTGTTGCTGGCCGCTCAGCCGCCGGACTACGCGGCGTTGCAGACGGCGCGGCGCCTGCGGCAGGTGAGCCGGGGCACGGTTCCCATGATGTACCTGGTGGATTCGCACGACCGGGATGCGTGGCGCTTCTGCGTGGACAAGGGGCAGTGCGTGGACGTGGTGCCGCGGTCGGTGGATGGCGCGGAGCTGTCCACGAAGCTGCACGCGCAGATGCGCCTCAAGCAGTCGGTGGAGCGCGCGGCGGCGGGTGAGGAGGCAGGCACGGCGCTGGCGCTGCATGATCCGGTCACGGGGCTCTACAACCGTCCCTTCCTGCTGGCCCTCATTGGACTGGAGGCCCGTCGCACGGAGCGCTACGGGGGCACATTCTCCGTGGTGGCGGCGGAAGTGAGCGGGTGGAGCGCGCTGCGCAAGGAGCACGGCAGGAGCATGGCCGACCGGCTGCTGGTCTACAGCGCGGTGGTGCTGGGGCAGACGGTGCGTGAAGCCGACGCGGTGGCGCGCGTGGGAGACAGCGAGTTCGCGATGCTGCTTCCGGGCACGCCCGAGGAGGCGGTGCCGGAGGTGTTGGCGCGGGTGGAGGCCCGGTTCGAGGCCGCCCGGTTCCAGATGGAAGGTCGCGTGGTGCGCACGTCGCTGGAGCTGGGCGCGGTGAGCTTCCCGGACACGGTGGGGGGACCCAACCAGCTGTTGGGCGCCGCGCTGCAGACCTTGAGACGAACACGCGAGATTCGGCGGGCCGCCGGTCCGGCCCGGCTGTTGTCGGTTTGAGGAAGTTCACGAGGGTTTGATGCACAGGGCGAGCGGAGGCGTGGGGATGGATCGGATCGCGGTGCTGGTGGTGGATGACGAGGAGTCGGTGCGCACGTTCCTGTCCGAGCTGCTGGGCAGCTCTGGGTATCAGGTGCGCTGTGCCTCGAGTGGTTCGCAGGCGCTGGAGATGCTGTCCGGCGGCTCGTTCGACGCGGTGCTGCTGGACGTGGTGATGCCGGAGATGAGCGGCCTGGAGGTGCTGCGCCGCTACCGGAGCACGGGGGGAACGGCCCCGGTCATCGTGTTGAGTGCGTTGTCGGGCGCGGATGACGCGGTGCGCGCGCTGAAGATGGGCGCGTCCGACTATCTGGCGAAGCCCTTTGGCAACGATGAGCTGCAGGACGTGCTCGCGCGGGCGCTGGGGACTCGGGTGCCGGAGCGGCAGGCGAGCGCGCCGGTGCCTCGCGTGGTGCTGTCTCCCTCGGAGGCCGCCGCCGAGGCCCGCGTGCTCATCTCCAACTCTCCGGCCATGCGCCGCGCCCGCGCGCTGGTGGAGCGCATCGCGGACACGGACGTGCCGGTGCTGCTCTTGGGCGAGTCCGGCACGGGCAAGGAGGTCATCGCCCGGGAAATCCACGCGCGCAGCCAGCGCCACGGCCGGCCCTTCATCAAGGTGAACTGCGCGGCGCTGCCGGGCGAGCTGCTGGAGAGCGAGCTGTTCGGCCATGAGCGCGGCGCGTTCACGGGCGCCACGGCGGAGAAGCCGGGCAAGTTCGAGCTGGCGGATCAGGGCACCATCTTCCTGGATGAGATTGGCGAGATGGCCATCCGGCTCCAGGCGAAGCTGCTCCAGGTGTTGCAGGACGAGGAGTTCTTCCG
Coding sequences within it:
- a CDS encoding DUF4388 domain-containing protein, which gives rise to MRGVCGDFSTMPLKDLVVHLGNRRATGTLNVERGDVRKQLLLRDGHVITASSNQPREYFGQFLINQGHLTEDQLERAFATQAETHILLGKILIMTGTVSEATVRTTLSHKFREMLLDAFTWEEGGFDFRATDVAPELEGLDVSVDLLDVHREGEFRETAWQAIRAVFPSGSVRLEVDERKLTDRKAGSMDERIVQFARDGLSIDGIALALHATDFFLYQRLYALYRQDALKVSDEAPLPAPDPGAPTVVVVEDDDDDLPSGGVIGSESSSDEVLQAARLFLDAGNLRDGEALARRAHEISPSEHTAKLLRDAETRLLVELRKALMEPSRVPALRVSPAHLKTLPLTSPERYLLSRIDGRRDVAAIVHVSPLQELEALKFFQGFVDTELVKLTPRPLS
- a CDS encoding glutaredoxin family protein, whose amino-acid sequence is MRVDIYSKPRCSLCEKALIVVEQVQARLPFEIHVTDILQSPELFETWRYDIPVVLIDGVPAFKHRVDAEGLEARLREVMNGIPIAKTVGQDG
- a CDS encoding GGDEF domain-containing response regulator, which encodes MGVRRKRAGKSGQPPTVLVVEPRAEDLERTRASLGGEGFRVVPLTRFDAAVPLFEVIRPDAVLLAAQPPDYAALQTARRLRQVSRGTVPMMYLVDSHDRDAWRFCVDKGQCVDVVPRSVDGAELSTKLHAQMRLKQSVERAAAGEEAGTALALHDPVTGLYNRPFLLALIGLEARRTERYGGTFSVVAAEVSGWSALRKEHGRSMADRLLVYSAVVLGQTVREADAVARVGDSEFAMLLPGTPEEAVPEVLARVEARFEAARFQMEGRVVRTSLELGAVSFPDTVGGPNQLLGAALQTLRRTREIRRAAGPARLLSV
- a CDS encoding penicillin-binding transpeptidase domain-containing protein — its product is MMIRRLLAALPLFPLTLLLGASAPGPDAGLAPSAAAPSDAQTLAAAVHALGTDAGPVGARALVEKVEAAQAAASPDSGTPGASAAAGTATPVPGASAASGPQAPGAREVEPSAPKTASASPSGAGESPSEPASGPDTRPVDARALAEVLAAKDGAALEPGMVPPLPVPSREKAPPFGKLQGLPRAQDLVARAKLVNSKLVVKGGKDAPDQVLTIDPGLQASLTKIMENYQVPYGAAVVLEPSTGRVLAMAEHSQAKPELRGLPIRAVYPAASIFKIVTGSALLEAGVSPDTEACFHGGKRRLSERQLEDTERDGACYSLAMAMGKSANVIFAKMTSKHLSAEALKRMAARLRFNREIPFAQPLDVSLAYIPEDGFALANTGAGFGDVYLSPLHGALLAAVAANEGRWVDPVLVEPEPFMPLPEPEPVLTPTTAHALTKMLEETVTHGTARHIFRERGFQVPNAVGKTGTLADREPFRDYSWFVGFAPKDHPRVAVAALIVNDPKWRIRGSYLGREALRLALERVPAPVEVTAPAGAAGKH